A stretch of the Aminivibrio sp. genome encodes the following:
- a CDS encoding amidohydrolase yields MMRKEDLGRVIEEKRNFFIAVDRKVWEYAETAFVEFKSADALCEALEAEGFAVERPVAGLETAFCGSWGRGSPVIAFLGEYDALSGLSQRDGATEKDPLVPGGNGHGCGHNNLGAGALAAAAAFRDYLKASGKRGTVRYYGCPGEEGGSGKAFMARAGVFDDVDAALTWHPGSVNAVFPFSSLANFQVAYRFRGVSAHAAACPHLGRSALDAVELMNIGVNYLREHVLPEARMHYAITDSGGFSPNVVQPKAEVLYLLRAPRTPQVQEIYERVNNIAGGAALMTGTELEIVFIKACANVVQNNVLEEVLYRNFTELGVPAYSEEDREFARKIFEGIAPSERSQDLDQYSAPGGKAGKEAARRLRERPLADEVLPYGQSEFVLPGSTDVGDVSWNVPTGQVWVAAWPNHTPGHSWQVTSAGGVSLSHKGMLHAGKVLAAAAADLLDDPSLIERAKEELRRRLDGAGYRCAIPDDVHPKPLNSDR; encoded by the coding sequence ATGATGCGAAAAGAGGATCTCGGAAGGGTCATCGAAGAAAAACGAAACTTTTTCATCGCCGTGGACAGGAAGGTATGGGAATACGCCGAGACTGCCTTCGTCGAGTTCAAGTCGGCGGATGCCCTGTGCGAAGCCCTGGAGGCGGAAGGGTTCGCCGTGGAGCGCCCTGTGGCGGGGCTGGAGACGGCCTTCTGCGGTTCCTGGGGGCGGGGAAGCCCCGTGATCGCCTTCCTCGGCGAGTACGATGCCCTCTCCGGGCTCAGCCAGCGGGACGGGGCCACGGAAAAGGACCCCCTCGTTCCGGGAGGCAACGGCCACGGCTGCGGCCACAACAACCTCGGCGCCGGAGCGCTGGCGGCGGCGGCGGCCTTCCGGGACTACCTGAAAGCCTCGGGAAAGAGGGGCACAGTCCGCTACTACGGCTGCCCCGGCGAGGAGGGCGGCTCGGGAAAGGCCTTCATGGCCAGGGCAGGCGTCTTCGACGACGTGGATGCCGCCCTGACGTGGCATCCCGGGTCGGTGAACGCCGTCTTTCCCTTCAGCTCCCTGGCGAACTTCCAGGTAGCCTACCGTTTCCGGGGAGTGAGCGCCCACGCGGCGGCCTGCCCCCATCTCGGACGGAGCGCCCTGGACGCGGTGGAGCTCATGAACATCGGGGTGAACTACCTCCGGGAGCACGTGCTGCCCGAGGCCCGGATGCACTACGCCATCACCGACTCCGGCGGGTTTTCTCCCAACGTGGTCCAGCCGAAGGCGGAAGTGCTCTACCTTCTGCGGGCTCCCCGGACGCCCCAGGTGCAGGAAATTTACGAACGGGTGAACAACATCGCCGGAGGCGCAGCCCTCATGACGGGGACGGAACTGGAGATCGTCTTCATCAAGGCCTGCGCCAACGTGGTTCAGAACAATGTCCTCGAAGAAGTCCTCTACAGGAATTTCACCGAGCTCGGGGTGCCGGCCTATTCTGAGGAGGACCGGGAGTTCGCCCGGAAGATCTTCGAAGGGATCGCCCCGTCGGAGCGGAGCCAGGACCTCGACCAGTATTCCGCCCCCGGCGGAAAGGCGGGGAAGGAAGCCGCCCGCCGGCTCCGGGAGCGTCCCCTGGCCGACGAGGTCCTTCCCTACGGGCAGAGCGAATTCGTCCTCCCCGGTTCCACCGACGTGGGGGACGTGAGCTGGAACGTTCCCACGGGGCAGGTCTGGGTGGCCGCCTGGCCGAACCACACTCCAGGTCATTCCTGGCAGGTCACCTCGGCGGGAGGGGTCTCCCTCTCCCACAAGGGGATGCTCCACGCGGGCAAGGTGCTGGCGGCTGCGGCAGCCGATCTCCTGGACGACCCGTCCCTGATCGAACGGGCGAAGGAGGAGCTCCGGCGCCGGCTGGACGGCGCCGGCTACCGCTGCGCCATCCCGGACGACGTTCACCCCAAGCCCCTCAATTCAGACAGATAG
- a CDS encoding phenylalanine--tRNA ligase beta subunit-related protein has translation MKEIFYTIADEVFSAFPDYVRGVVVARDVRNGPSPDELVALLREAEASLREILGTGNPAEHPRIASWREAFRKTGVKPAEFRSSIEAMARRVAKGQALPSINALVDIGNVLSLRHLVPTGGHSLDDVTEDIALRSATGEEVFVPFGETEEEHPFPGEFIFAEGNKVLTRRWSWRQANHTLTLPETKSVEFNVDGLPPVEKSEVEAICGELEELVGRFCGGTFRREILCAAQPRMSLS, from the coding sequence ATGAAAGAAATTTTTTACACCATAGCGGACGAAGTGTTCTCTGCCTTCCCGGACTATGTCCGGGGGGTGGTCGTGGCCCGGGACGTGCGGAACGGCCCTTCCCCCGACGAACTGGTCGCCCTGCTGCGGGAGGCCGAGGCGTCCCTGAGGGAAATCCTCGGGACGGGCAACCCGGCGGAACATCCCCGAATCGCGTCCTGGCGTGAGGCTTTCCGGAAAACGGGCGTGAAGCCCGCTGAATTCCGGTCTTCCATCGAGGCCATGGCCCGGCGGGTCGCAAAGGGGCAGGCACTTCCCTCCATCAACGCCCTGGTGGATATCGGTAACGTGCTGTCCCTGCGCCATCTCGTCCCCACGGGGGGCCACTCTCTGGACGATGTGACGGAGGACATCGCTCTCCGGTCGGCCACGGGGGAAGAAGTGTTCGTCCCCTTCGGCGAGACGGAGGAAGAGCATCCATTCCCAGGCGAGTTCATCTTCGCCGAGGGGAACAAGGTGCTTACGAGGCGCTGGAGCTGGCGCCAGGCGAACCATACCCTCACCCTTCCGGAGACGAAGTCCGTCGAGTTCAACGTGGACGGTCTGCCTCCCGTGGAGAAAAGCGAAGTGGAAGCGATCTGCGGCGAACTGGAAGAACTGGTGGGGCGCTTCTGCGGCGGGACCTTCCGCCGGGAGATCCTGTGCGCTGCACAGCCCCGGATGAGCCTGTCGTGA
- a CDS encoding 2-oxoacid:acceptor oxidoreductase family protein: MNGRTEIVLSGVGGQGLVTIGGILGEAAVLEGRNACLSSSYGTEARGTFTKSDVIISDDEIDFIEAEEPGTVLCLAQAAYDRYSPVLGPEAVLVYDSDTVTPSGKGAAREKGYSISSLAEPGMANLAALGLVVALSGAVREESAASVLRKKTVSSSPLRKGSEEAFRKGFAAASL, encoded by the coding sequence ATGAACGGAAGAACGGAGATCGTGCTTTCGGGCGTGGGGGGCCAGGGGCTGGTCACCATCGGTGGCATCCTCGGGGAGGCGGCGGTGCTGGAGGGGCGGAACGCCTGCCTCTCGTCCTCCTACGGAACGGAAGCCCGGGGCACCTTCACGAAATCGGACGTGATCATCAGCGATGACGAGATAGACTTCATCGAGGCGGAAGAGCCGGGAACGGTCCTCTGCCTCGCCCAGGCGGCCTACGACCGGTACAGCCCCGTCCTCGGCCCTGAGGCGGTTCTGGTCTACGACAGCGACACGGTGACCCCGTCGGGAAAGGGTGCAGCCCGGGAAAAAGGCTATTCCATCTCGTCCCTCGCTGAACCGGGGATGGCCAACCTGGCGGCCCTGGGGCTCGTGGTCGCCCTGTCAGGCGCGGTCCGGGAGGAGTCGGCGGCGTCGGTGCTCAGGAAGAAGACGGTCTCGTCGTCTCCCCTCCGGAAGGGAAGCGAAGAGGCTTTCCGGAAGGGCTTCGCGGCAGCTTCGCTCTAG
- a CDS encoding thiamine pyrophosphate-dependent enzyme produces MTARNYREYLAENRLPTIWCPGCGNGIVLKAVAGAFADLGLDRRKTAAVSGIGCWGWADDYLAVNAFHGTHGRALAFATGIKLANPELTVVVLMGDGDGATIGGNHLIHAARRNVDLTAVVVNNYNYGMTGGQYSGTTPRGSITSTSPLGHVEDPFDLCALAAAAGASFVARGSVCGGENLRDLIRRGLEHRGFSFVEAASVCPTHFGRKNGRRTPAEAFRWLRDHSVSRERAAGLSEEELRGKQILGFFADRQSEDYGTRYRKAAEHFRGEGESS; encoded by the coding sequence ATGACGGCCCGGAACTACAGGGAATACCTCGCGGAAAACCGGCTGCCCACCATCTGGTGCCCCGGGTGCGGCAACGGCATCGTCCTGAAGGCCGTCGCCGGGGCCTTTGCCGACCTCGGGCTGGACCGGAGGAAGACCGCCGCCGTCTCGGGCATCGGGTGCTGGGGATGGGCGGACGACTACCTCGCGGTGAATGCCTTCCACGGGACCCACGGACGGGCCCTCGCCTTCGCCACGGGGATCAAGCTCGCCAACCCGGAACTCACCGTGGTGGTCCTCATGGGCGACGGCGACGGCGCCACCATCGGGGGCAACCACCTGATCCACGCCGCAAGGAGGAACGTGGACCTCACGGCGGTGGTAGTGAACAACTACAACTACGGCATGACGGGAGGACAGTACTCGGGCACCACGCCCCGGGGAAGCATTACCTCCACATCGCCCCTGGGCCACGTGGAGGACCCTTTCGACCTCTGCGCCCTTGCGGCCGCGGCGGGGGCCTCCTTCGTCGCCCGGGGATCGGTGTGCGGTGGAGAAAACCTCCGGGACCTCATACGCCGGGGCCTGGAGCACAGGGGGTTCTCCTTCGTGGAGGCCGCCTCCGTCTGCCCGACCCATTTCGGCCGAAAGAACGGCCGCCGGACCCCGGCCGAGGCCTTCCGGTGGCTTCGGGACCATTCCGTATCCCGGGAAAGGGCCGCCGGACTGTCCGAAGAGGAGCTCCGCGGCAAGCAGATTCTCGGCTTTTTCGCCGATCGGCAGTCCGAGGATTACGGAACCAGGTACCGGAAAGCGGCTGAACACTTTCGGGGAGAGGGGGAATCGTCATGA